The Calothrix sp. PCC 7507 DNA segment TACGACCCAGAACAAAATCTCAACAATGTGCTGGATCGGGTACTACGCCATCGGGATGCAATCATTTCTCATCTGGCTTGGGTGTGTCAGTTCCTTGGCTTCCATAGCTTTGCAATGTACTGTCACAACGACACCATGCGGGCTTTTGGTCGTCCCCAAGATATGTTCTCAGATACGGGAATTCAGTTGCAGCCAGTGTTTGCTCAGTGGATACAGCATATCCAGACGATGACCATCGGCAATCCATCTCTCCAAGCTGCTGCACCTCTGGGTCATGCATTCGGCGGCTTGCGAAATGTGGCACTGAGTGGATTAGGAACTGCTGCACCTAATTTGCACGAGCCTGTCAGCTATGCATTCGGTGGGGGTGTTTTAGCAGTGGGTGGCAAAGTGGCGATGATGCCCATTGCCTTGGGTACTGCGGATTTTATGATTCACCACATTCATGCCTTCACAATTCACGTCACTGTTTTAGTACTGCTGAAAGGTGTGTTGTTTGCTCGCAGTTCGCGTTTAATTCCAGATAAAGCCAATTTGGGTTTCCGCTTCCCCTGTGACGGACCCGGACGAGGCGGTACTTGCCAGGTATCGGCTTGGGATCATGTTTTCCTGGGTTTGTTCTGGATGTATAACTCCTTGTCAATGGTGATTTTCCACTTTTTCTGGAAGATGCAGTCGGATGTCTGGGGGACGGTGGGAGCAGATGGGGTAGTGACGCACATTACGGGCGGAAACTTTGCCCAATCATCGATTACGAATAACGGTTGGTTGCGTGATTTTCTTTGGGCGCAGTCTACGCAAGTAATCACATCCTACAATTCAGCACTTTCGGGCTACGGCTTAATGTTCTTAGCGGGACACTTCGTCTTTGGTTTTAGTCTGATGTTCTTGTTTAGCGGTCGTGGCTACTGGCAAGAATTAATCGAATCCATTGTTTGGGCGCACAACAAGTTAAAAATTGCCCCGGCTATTCAGCCTCGTGCTTTGAGTATTACTCATGGTCGGGCTGTGGGGGTAGCTCATTATCTTTTGGGAGGAATTGTCACCACTTGGGCGTTCTTCCTGGCGCGAATGTCGGCACTTAGTTAAAGAAAGGCTTCAGGATGAAGGATGAAATTGAGTTGTTTTTGTCAACCCTTTTTCAGCTTTTATCCTAGGTCTTTCAGGCGGCTACACACCTCATCCTGCAAAAGCTATGGCTACAAAATTTCCCAAGTTTAGCCAAGACCTTGCACAAGATCCCACGACGCGACGCGTTTGGTATGCGATCGCCACGGCTCATGATTTTGAAAGTCAAGATGGCATGACGGAAGAAAATCTTTATCAAAGGATTTTCTCCTCTCACTTCGGTCATCTGGCAATTATCTTTCTGTGGGCGTCGGGAATTTTGTTCCACGTTGCTTGGCAAGGTAATTTTGAAATATGGATTAAAGACCCCATACATATTCATCCCATCGCCCACGCGATTTGGGATGCCCAATTTGGCCCTGGGGCAATTGACGCTTACACCCAAGCGGGAGCGCGTAACCCAGTAGATATTTGCTACTCCGGTGTTTATCACTGGTGGTACACCATTGGGTTAAGGACGAATAATGAACTGTATGTTGGGGCTATTTTCCTAGTTTTGCTGGCGGCTGTGGCATTGTTTGCAGGCGCGTTGCATTTACAGCCCAGATTCCGTCCTACTTTGGGTTGGTTCAAGAATGCCGAATCTCGCCTCAACCACCACTTAGCGGGTTTGTTTGGTGTCAGTTCCCTTGCTTGGGCTGGTCACTTAATACACGTGGCTATTCCTGAATCTCGTGGGATTCACGTAGGTTGGGATAACTTCTTATCTACCCCACCACACCCCAGTGGCTTAGTACCGTTCTTTACTTTTAACTGGGGGGCATACGCGCAAAATCCTGATACGCCAGCCCATGTATTTAATAGTTCCCAAGGTGCGGGAACAGCAATTCTTACCTTTTTGGGTGGTTTCCATCCCCAGACACAATCTTTGTGGTTGACAGATATGGCGCATCACCATTTGGCGATCGCTGTCCTCTTCATTGTTGCAGGTCACATGTACCGGACTAATTGGGGTATCGGTCACAGCATCAAAGAGATGATGGACTCCAAGGACTTCTACGGTAATAAAGTTGAGGGCCCGTTCAACTTACCCCACCAAGGACTGTATGAAACCGTTAATAATTCTCTGCATTTCCAACTGTCTCTAGCCCTAGCTTGTTTGGGTGTAGCGAGTTCCTTTGCGGCGCAGCACATGTATTCCATGCCGCCTTATGCGTTTATCGCTAAGGACTTTACCACAATGGCGGCACTATACACACACCATCAATACATTGCTGGTTTCTTGATGGTGGGGGCGTTTTCTCATGCGGCAATCTTCTGGATTAAGGACTATGATCCAGAACTGAATAAGGGTAATGTGCTGGATCGGATACTCAAGCACAAAGAGGCGATTATTTCCCATCTTAGCTGGGTATCAATGTTCTTGGGTTTCCATACCTTGGGTTTATACGTCCACAATGATGTAGAAGTAGCCTTTGGAGCGGCGGATAAACAAATATTGATTGAGCCTGTATTTGCTCAGTTTATCCAGTCGGCTAACGGTAAGATTTTGTACGGGTTTAACACGCTGCTGTCAAATCCAAATAGTATTGCTTCCACAGCCTGGCCTAATCATGGCAATGTTTGGTTACCGGGTTGGTTGGAGGCAATTAACAACGGCACTAACTCATTATTTTTGACAATTGGCCCTGGTGATTTTTATGTGCATCATGCGATCGCCCTCGGTTTACATGTCACCACCCTCATCTTAGTCAAAGGTGCCTTGGATGCTCGCGGTACTAAGCTCATGCCCGATAAAAAAGACTTCGGCTATGCTTTCCCCTGCGATGGTCCCGGAAGAGGTGGCACCTGCGATATTTCTGCGTGGGATAGTTCCTACCTCGCCATGTTTTGGATGCTTAACACCCTTGGTTGGATCACCTTCTACTGGCACTGGAAACATCTTTGCATCTGGCAAGGCAATGTCGCCCAATTTAATGAGTCTTCTACCTATCTCATGGGCTGGTTCCGAGACTACCTTTGGGCGAACTCTGCACAGTTGATTAATGGCTATAACCCTTACGGCACAAGTAACTTAGCTGTTTGGGCTTGGATGTTCCTCTTTGGACACTTAGCTTGGGCTGTGAGCTTTATGTTCCTGATTACCTGGCGGGGTTACTGGCAAGAATTAATCGAAACCTTAGCCTGGGCGCATGAACAAACTCCACTATCCTTTGGCTACTGGAGAGATAAGCCTGTCGCTTTGTCAATTGTTCAAGCTCGTTTAGTCGGCTTAACTCACTTCACTGTTGGTTATATCGCCACCTATGGGGCTTTCTTAATTGCCTCCACAGCCAGTAAGTTTGGTTAAGCAGAAAAATTGAGTTTACCCGCTGTTTAACTGCAATTGAAAATCCGCAAAAAATGCATAATTAGTCTGCAGTTATTCAGCTATAAAATATTCAGTTTTCGACCTCCTCTCTTACCTTTTTAGGTAGGAGAGTTTTTTGGGTTTATATTAATTTTGTGTGACATTTAAACATTTATCTACCCACAGTTCATACCATTTTACTTTAATAATGATACAGATACGTTGATAAGGGCACGGCAATGTCATGCCCCTATGAAAAATCGTCTGTATCAGCGTTTTCGTGAATTGGTATCACAGAAGAATCAGGCTTATTTTTTGTTAATTTTCAATAAAATAACTCTAGCTTCATGCACTGGTGATAGTATTTAATTAAGACAATTCGGGAGAAACAATAATGTCTAATCCAGTTGATATGGCACAGTCAATTAATCAATATGAAGAAGAAGACATAATTAAACCCTT contains these protein-coding regions:
- the psaB gene encoding photosystem I core protein PsaB codes for the protein MATKFPKFSQDLAQDPTTRRVWYAIATAHDFESQDGMTEENLYQRIFSSHFGHLAIIFLWASGILFHVAWQGNFEIWIKDPIHIHPIAHAIWDAQFGPGAIDAYTQAGARNPVDICYSGVYHWWYTIGLRTNNELYVGAIFLVLLAAVALFAGALHLQPRFRPTLGWFKNAESRLNHHLAGLFGVSSLAWAGHLIHVAIPESRGIHVGWDNFLSTPPHPSGLVPFFTFNWGAYAQNPDTPAHVFNSSQGAGTAILTFLGGFHPQTQSLWLTDMAHHHLAIAVLFIVAGHMYRTNWGIGHSIKEMMDSKDFYGNKVEGPFNLPHQGLYETVNNSLHFQLSLALACLGVASSFAAQHMYSMPPYAFIAKDFTTMAALYTHHQYIAGFLMVGAFSHAAIFWIKDYDPELNKGNVLDRILKHKEAIISHLSWVSMFLGFHTLGLYVHNDVEVAFGAADKQILIEPVFAQFIQSANGKILYGFNTLLSNPNSIASTAWPNHGNVWLPGWLEAINNGTNSLFLTIGPGDFYVHHAIALGLHVTTLILVKGALDARGTKLMPDKKDFGYAFPCDGPGRGGTCDISAWDSSYLAMFWMLNTLGWITFYWHWKHLCIWQGNVAQFNESSTYLMGWFRDYLWANSAQLINGYNPYGTSNLAVWAWMFLFGHLAWAVSFMFLITWRGYWQELIETLAWAHEQTPLSFGYWRDKPVALSIVQARLVGLTHFTVGYIATYGAFLIASTASKFG